A single window of Salminus brasiliensis chromosome 18, fSalBra1.hap2, whole genome shotgun sequence DNA harbors:
- the rab24 gene encoding ras-related protein Rab-24 produces MTAMRVDAKVVMLGKESVGKTSLVERYVHHRFLVGPYQNTIGAAFVAKAINISDKVITLGIWDTAGSERYEAMSRIYYRGARAAIVCYDLTDSSSFLRARFWVKELQTCEEHCKIYLCGTKNDLIEADRSARQVDYHDVQDFADEIGAQHFETSSKTGNNVDELFMKVAEDFSNSAFELMPDEKGVDLGQKKDSYFYTCCHH; encoded by the exons ATGACAGCCATGCGTGTTGATGCCAAGGTGGTCATGCTTGGAAAGGAGAGTGTGGGCAAAACCAGCCTGGTGGAGAGATACGTACACCATCGGTTTCTTGTCGGACCGTACCAAAAT ACCATTGGAGCCGCATTTGTTGCAAAGGCCATCAACATCAGTGACAAAGTTATTACGCTGGGTATATGG gACACAGCTGGGTCTGAACGATACGAAGCCATGAGCAGAATTTACTACAGAGGTGCCCGAGCTGCCATTGTCTGCTACG ACCTGACGGACAGCAGCAGCTTCCTGAGGGCCAGGTTCTGGGTGAAGGAGTTGCAGACTTGTGAGGAG CACTGCAAGATCTATTTGTGCGGGACAAAGAATGACCTCATCGAGGCCGACAGGAGTGCGCGACAAGTAGACTACCATGACGTACAGGACTTTGCAGATG AAATTGGAGCACAGCATTTTGAAACGTCTAGTAAAACGGGCAACAATGTCG ATGAACTCTTCATGAAAGTAGCAGAGGACTTCAGTAACTCAGCGTTTGAGCTCATGCCAG ACGAGAAAGGAGTGGACCTCGGCCAAAAGAAGGACTCTTATTTCTACACCTGTTGCCACCACTGA